From one Rattus norvegicus strain BN/NHsdMcwi chromosome 7, GRCr8, whole genome shotgun sequence genomic stretch:
- the Yaf2 gene encoding YY1-associated factor 2 isoform X2 produces MRPNLRKPRPVSQLVAQQVTQQFVPPTQSKKEKKDKVEKDKSEKEAASKKNCHKRTRPRLKNVDRSSAQHLEVTVGDLTVIITDFKEKAKSAPASGAAAADQHSQSSCSSDTTERGLSRSSSPRGEASSLNGESH; encoded by the exons GAAACCTCGCCCTGTCTCCCAGCTGGTCGCACAGCAGGTCACTCAGCAGTTCGTGCCCCCTACCCAGtcgaagaaagagaagaaagacaaagtAGAGAAGGACAAAAGTGAGAAGGAAGCAGCTAGCAAAAAGAACTGTCACAAGAGAACCAG ACCAAGATTAAAAAATGTGGATCGGAGTAGCGCGCAGCACTTGGAAGTCACTGTTGGAGACCTGACAGTCATTATCACAGACTTTAAGGAGAAAGCGAAGTCAGCGCCTGCATCCGGAGCCGCGGCCGCCGATCAGCACAGCCAGAGCAGCTGCAGCTCGGACACCACCGAGCGGGGCCTGTCCAGGTCCTCCTCGCCCCGCGGAGAAGCCTCGTCCCTGAACGGAGAGTCGCACTAA